A single Alosa sapidissima isolate fAloSap1 chromosome 17, fAloSap1.pri, whole genome shotgun sequence DNA region contains:
- the idi1 gene encoding isopentenyl-diphosphate Delta-isomerase 1 — protein MAHSMWAALRVVSCKGLLSRKSGLPVFGGRNTALSTGFRKRTSTLGYKHASLTRLYGTSGKMPENEVNMDNLDEKQVQLLAEMCILIDENDLKTGADSKKNCHLNSNIEKGLLHRAFSVFIFNNEDKLLLQQRSDAKITFPGCFTNTCCSHPLHTDSELEEQDAIGVRRAAQRRLKAELGIPTDQVPPEDMTYLTRIHYKAQSDGMWGEHEIDYILFMQKDVELDPDPNEIKSYCYVTKEELKDMLEKAKRKELDITPWFSLIADTFLFKWWDNLQNLKEFMDHEKIHRM, from the exons ATGGCGCACAGTATGTGGGCGGCGCTAAGGGTAGTATCCTGCAAGGGACTTCTGTCGAGAAAATCAGGCTTACCTGTGTTTGGTgggagaaacactgctctatcaACAGGCTTCAGAAAGCGTACCAGTACTTTAGGATATAAGCACGCAAG CTTAACAAGACTATACGGCACGTCGGGAAAGATGCCTGAGAATGAAGTTAACATGGATAACCTGGACGAAAAACAAGTTCAGCTCCTCGCTGAGATGTGCATCTTGATAGATGAGAATGACCTTAAGACAGGAGCTGACAGCAAAAAGAACTGTCATTTGAATTCCAACATCGAAAAAG GACTGTTGCATCGTGCTTTCAGTGTGTTCATATTTAACAATGAAGATAAGCTTCTACTACAACAACGATCTGATGCCAAGATTACTTTCCCAG GTTGCTTCACAAACACCTGCTGTAGCCATCCACTCCACACAGACAGTGAGCTAGAGGAGCAGGATGCCATCGGGGTGAGAAGAGCAGCACAGCGACGCCTGAAAGCAGAGTTGGGCATCCCCACAGATCAG GTACCACCAGAGGACATGACTTACCTGACCCGGATCCACTACAAAGCGCAGTCTGATGGTATGTGGGGCGAGCATGAGATTGACTACATACTATTCATGCAGAAAGATGTTGAGCTGGACCCCGATCCCAATGAGATCAAGAGCTACTGCTATGTCACCAAAGAGGAGCTAAAGGACATGCTGGAAAAAGCAAAGAGAAAAGAACTGGACATCACACCTTGGTTCAGCCTCATTGCGGACACCTTCCTCTTTAAATGGTGGGACAACCTGCAGAACCTTAAAGAGTTCATGGATCATGAGAAAATCCATCGCATGTAG